The Calothrix sp. PCC 7507 DNA segment GTGAAACGCGTTGTCCTTTTGTAAGTGTAACTGCCATTTTTTGCTAGGCTCCTTAATTCTTTTTCTGGTACTCAAATTTACTAAAGAAAATCTGCATCTAATTGATAGCAACACATCAAAAACATTGCTAAATGCTAGCTTTGTAATATACCTCATTTAAAAAATGTAGGTACACATGATTGATATTAAAAGCTGTTAATTTCAACCCTTACAGATTAATCTTTAATAATTATGTTGTTTTTTTTACAAACAGCCTTAGTAATAATACTTAATTATTTTTACGTTGAATTGATTTTTTTACGTAGCCACCCACTAGGGGATAGAGTTTCCTGTCGCTTTCAATGAAACCCAACATTACCAAGAGATTGTTTTTGATTTCCTGATCGCTCAACCCAATGCTGACAACACTCAGCCTTATAGGTAGGTTGATAGAATATCTCTAGATTAGCTGACGAGTTACAAACAATGTCAACAGTAAAAGTTGAAGTACAACTGTCTTCAGAAGAATTGCTAAAGGCTGTTGAGCAGTTAAGCCAAGCAGATTTAGAGCGATTTGTATCTCAAGTTATCGCACTACAAGCACAAAGAAAGGCTTCTAGTTTGCCGCAAGTCAAAAGTGTGATGATTACCGATTTTCGCCTAGTGCATCCTGATGGACGCAGTTATTTATTAGAAATTGTTGTTTATTGGTGTCCAGAATATTTACAAAAGAAGTTTTCTCAAGTGCGGCGTGCAGGATGTGATAACTTAATTTTGGCAATTTCTGAGCGATTAAATTTAGAAAAATCGGGTGTGAAATTAAACGATGTCCCCGCGATAATTATTTGGTTTAAAGATAAATTGTTGCCAAAAGCTGTGTTAGAAGTATTGGATTGAATTGTTAGTGACAATCAGCTAATACCTTAATATTAATATACAGTGTAGTAAGTTGACAAACAGTTATAAGGGTATCATCCTAGAGTATTTAGATGTTAAACGCTATTAGTAGCTACAGTAAGAGTATATGGTAAAAGCACAACCTGTCGCTATTGATTTGTTTGCCGGGGCTGGCGGCTTTGGCTTAGGTTTCGAGATAGCAGGTTTCTCTGTTCCTCTGTCTGTTGAAACCGATGCTTGGGCTTGCGATACACTTCGCTACAATCGCCCTAACATGACAGTTATTCAACAAGACATTCGTGATTTCAGCACCGCAAGTAGTATTAAGGATATCTGTCTATTCAAGCCGGATATTGTGATTGGTGGACCTCCATGTCAAGGTTTTAGCATTGCTGGCCCAGCCCAAAAAGATCCGAAAGATCCCAGAAATAGTCTATTTATTAACTTTGCTCATTGGATATGTTTTCTCCAACCTAGAGCGTTTGTAATAGAGAACGTTAAAGGGTTACTTTCACGCAAAAATTTTGAAGGTATAAAGGTCATAGATATTATTCAGAAAACCTTTGAAGACCTGGGATATTTTGTAGAAGTATGGTTGCTAAATGCTGCAGAATATGGTGTACCACAAATCAGAGAGCGTATCTTTGTTGTAGGAAATAAAATGGGGAAAAAATTGGGTATTCCTCCAAAGACACATTCTCTAGATTTATTACTTACTAATAGCTCTCAATTATCAGTGTTAAAGAATATGAACTTACTTCCTTCTTTGAGTGTATGGGATGCCATATCAGATTTACCATCACTGAATGCACGTGAAGGTAAAGAGGAACAACCTTATATTTCAAAACCTCATAACAACTATCAACACTGGATCAGAAATAGCAGTCATACACTCTACAATCATGTTGCAATGGAACATTCCCAGAGGCTTGTAGAACGCTTCAAACATATAAAATGGGGTGAATCCAGTTCAGACGTACCAAAAGAACATAGAGCTAGACTTCGTAGTGGAAATGGTGAATTATCCGGGAAAAGTTATGACCAGAATAATCGGCGTCTCAATCCAAATAAACCATCACACACAATAGCAGCCTCTTTTTATGCTAATTTTATTCATCCTTTCCAGCATCGCAATTTGACAGCTCGTGAAGGAGCGCGTATTCAATCTTTTCCTGACACTTATCGTTTTCTAGGGAAAAAGACTGTTGTGTCTCATAAGTTACTGAATCGGGAGGAGAGATTCGACGAAAAGTTTCTTTGCCAGTACAATCAGGTAGGTAATGCTGTACCACCCCTTCTTGCTAAGGCGATCGCACTTCATCTTCAAGAGAAATTAGAGCTATGCCAAAAAGTGATAGGAACCCTTTAGTTCACGGCTCTAATCTTGAACAGAAAGAGCATCACCGCACAAAATACAAAGATGCTGAGAGCAAAAGATATCTCAGAGATATTAGAACTGAGTATGATAAGTGGCACTCAGCTAATCTTCAATTGATGGGACCCACATCAACTTTCACTGATCAAGATGACTCAATCATTGCCAGCAGGGTAGAACTTCTCTCGACATACAAGGACTTTTTAGATCAGCAACATTATGCTGAAAAGTTTGACTCTAGATCAAACCTTCACTCAAGCGTACTGGAAGAATTTCTTTACTATCTGTTTAGAGATTTAGTAAGAGACTTTGGAGAAAATGCTCTCATTGGCAAGTCACATACATTCAAAGATATTTTCTTTGTACCACCCAAATATTCTGAAATGCTCAAAAGACCGTATGCGCGTATAGAAAAGAAAGATCATGACTTTGTAATTGGAGCCACTATTCAAGCATCACTTGCAGCAGCAGTACCACCAGAGAAAGATAAGAATCCTGGTGAAATCCTGGCAGTTTTTAAAGAAGAACCAGAAAACTACTCACAAGTTACGGTTACAGGTAACACTGAAACCCACATTTTTGATATTCCAGTTGTTGCAATTGAATGTAAAACATATCTGGATAAAACTATGCTCGAAGGTTCATCACGAGCAGCAGAGGATTTAAAGGCTAGAAATCCAAATAGTTTGTATGTTGTACTTATGGAGTGGATCAAGCTGACTAGTGATGTCAATCTTCGGAAGTACAAGGTTGACCAAATTTATGTACTACGTCAGCAGAAAAATACTGACCGAGAATTTAGATATGAAGAAAATTATATCAAAAATCCGATGAACCCCATTGTAGTTCAACATCTATTCCACAAAATACGAAAGCATCTAAAAATGGACTGGACTGGCGGAATTGAACACGGCATAGAGCGTGGATGGCTAATTGACGAGTAGCTATAAATTTAATTACACAAAATGACGAGTTACAAACAATGTCAACAGTAAAAGTTGAAGTACAACTGTCTTCAGAAGAATTGCTAAAGGCTGTTGAGCAGTTAAGCCAGGGAGATTTAGAGCGATTTGTATCTCAGGTTATTGCACTACAAGCGCAAAGAAAGGCTTCTAGTTTGCCGCAAGTCGAAGCTGAATTGTTACTAAAAATTAATCAGGGCATTCCTTCACATACTAAAAAGTAGTATGAGGAATTAATGGCTAAAAGAGAAGCTGAAACTCTCACAAATGAAGAACATCAAGAATTATTGCACTTGAATGAACAGATAGAACAATTGCAAGCACAACGTATTGAATATTTAGCAGAATTAGCACGTATGCGTAGGATTTCGCTAACTGCATTGATGGAAAATTTAGGCATTCAGACGCAAATGTATGTCTGAAAGTCGAGTCACAGTGCAACAGAAAAAAGCAGTAGCTGAACGTGTTAAAGGATGCTGTGAGTATTGTCGAAGTCAAGCATGTTTTGCAATTCAAGCGTTTTCAGTCGAACATATTATACCCAGAAGTCAAGGTGGAAAAACTAATCTGGATAACTTGGCGCTGTCTTGTCAAGGATTCAATAATCACAAGTACAACAAGACAGAAGCAAAAGATTTGGTAAGTGGTAATATTGTGTCGCTCTACCATCCACGCCAACAGCGCTGGCTTGAGCATTTTCCCTGGAATGACGACTTTAACAAATTCAATACTAAAGTCTGGTTGATTTGGCAGTCGAAAAATTACGTTATAAAGATATTGCTTGAAAATTCAAGTTTACTCCCGCGTCAACAAGCAGGTACAATGGATAGCAATTATCAATTTGGCTGACTACGAGGAATTGGCTAGACCTGGCGACGTTTCATAGAACGTTGCTGTTGCTACAGACTCTCAAAGATCAATTGGGAGATGAGGGGGATGAAGTGGAGAGGAGTGGGGGAATAACGATTGACTATTGCTTATTGTAGCTGTTCGCTAGTACTCAGGTGGGCGATCGCCTGTTTAATCCAATCTTCGACATAGGCATTTTGTGGTAGTCCAATGTCTTCACTCACCACATGCAAAGCATGGCTGACTTCATGGGCAGTATAACCCAAGGCGAAGAGAGTCATTTGCACTTCTTCTAGAATTCCTGGTGCAGGACCACCTGTAGCAACGAAGAACCCGGCTGATTTGCGCCACTCGATTAATTTGCTTTTCAGTTCCAAACAGATGCGTTCTGCAGTCTTCTTGCCGACGCCTGGGGCTTGAATTAAGATTTGTGTATTGCCAGCGATGATTGCTTGCACTAAATCTGGTAGCTCCATAGTGTCCAACAGAGCGATCGCTAAAGCTGCACCAATACCGCTAACAGTTAGCAAGTGACGAAATAAATCCCGTTCTGCTGGCGAAGCAAAGCCATATAGTAACGGCACTTCGTCACGGATTTGGTAATGGGTAAAAACTTGTACAACCCCTCCCGAATCGGGTAAATGCTGTCCTAGCCGTTGGGGAACTTGCAAATCATACCCCATGCCATTCACCTCTAAAGTCAGAATGACACGATTACTGCTAATTGTTTGAATACCAGCGACGATACCTTTGAGATAACTGATCATTCTAAGAATCCAAAATATTTTAGTCCTTCGAGAATTCCACCTGCACAAACATCTTGTGCTAGGTAACGGTAGTCAGCGGGATACTCATTGTGCCACTGGAGTAACTCAGGGCGGGCATTCCCGACGATGATTCCCCGTTCGTTGCCTGCAGCGAATAAAGCAATATCATTACCCGAATCGCCACAAACAACAGTTCGTTCGGCTGCATATTTCCACTTTTGGCGAAGAAACAGCATTGCCTGACCTTTATCGCTGGTATGGGGCACAATGTCAAGGTCAATTCCGCTGCTGTAAATTAACTTTATATTTAATTTATATTTTTGCAACTCTGTCTCTAGTTGTGGTAGTACATTCAGGGCTACTGTTTGTTCTAAGAAAAAGCTCACTTTGAAAGGGCGCTGTTCTGAGTTTGGTTGTAGTTCTAACTCAGGGTACTGCTGAGTTATAGATAACACAAGTTCCCGATCCCATCCAGAGGAGAGAATTTCTGACCAACCTGGATCTGGAGTGTCACCACCATCAAGATAAATTTCCGTACCTACAGAGAGGACTAGTGCATCGGGTGTCAAAAGATTTTGTTCAACTTGTAGTTCCTGGTAAAGTAGAGGCGATCGCCCAGTAGCATAAACTATTTTTGTGCCATATTGTTGGCGATGTTGAATTAGCTGTTGGCTCAGTTCTACCAAAGCTTTATCATTTCCCACGAAGGTATGATCCAGGTCAGTTACAAAAAGAAACGGTTTCATTGTTTTGACGCACTCCCAAGTTAATATTTGTCAAAATAATACCAATTTGCAAAAAGAATGGGACAGATACACTCAAGCGATCGCCAAAGAAAAAGCTAACACAAGGTTTATCAGCTTTAAAATCTCCTATTTTAATTATGGGGATTCTCCCGTTACCTATTGCCTAATGTTTTTTTCTTTGGTATTGAATGAGGTATGTTCGCCCATTTTATAATGCACACAAAAAAACAGTAGAGCAATAAATACTCTACCGTTTTCTAATTTTTTATTCGAGATTTAAATCCCAAATCTGAAATTTTAAATCTTACTCAACACCTTGGGGTAATAATTCCCGACGCTGTTGAGAACTAACTTGTACAATGCCGTTTTCATCAACATCAACGATCGCAATATCACCGTCTTTTATGCGACCAGACAGAATCTCTTCTGCTAGGCTATCTTCTAACAACCGCATAATCGCCCGACGTAACGGTCTTGCTCCATAGCTAGGACTGTAACCTTCGGTGATCAGGCGCTCTTTGAAGCGATCGGTGACTTCTAGGGTGATACCCTTTTCGGTCAGGCGACCAAATACTTCTTTGAGCATGATTTCGGCGATTTGGGTGACTTCGACCTTGCTCAACTGACGGAAGACGATAATCTCATCTAGTCGATTGAGGAACTCTGGACGGAAGTATTGCTTCAGTTCTTCGTTCACCAGGGTTTTAATCCGGTTGTACTGGGATTCGCTTTGGTCTTCGCCAAATTCAAAGCCAATACCGCCGCCGCCTTTTTCAATCACCTTAGAACCAATGTTGGATGTCAAAATCAGCAAGGTGTTTTTGAAGTCAACGGTGCGACCTTTAGCATCGGTTAACCGTCCGTCTTCCAAAATTTGCAGCAGCATGTTGAAGACATCGGGGTGCGCTTTTTCGATTTCGTCGAACAGCACCACGGTGTAAGGACGCCGCCGCACGGCTTCGGTTAACTGACCACCTTCGTTATAACCAACATAACCAGGAGGCGAACCAATCAATTTGCTGACGGTGTGGCGCTCCATATATTCCGACATATCCAAACGGATCATTGCTTCTTCGGAACCGAAGAAGTAAGACGCCAAGGATTTCGCTAATTCAGTTTTACCAACGCCGGTTGGCCCGGAGAAGACAAAGCTGGCGATGGGTCGGTTGGGATTTTTCAATCCAACACGAGCGCGACGAATTGCCCGGGAAACTGCCTTGACTGCGTCTTCTTGTCCAATGAGACGCTGGTGTAAGGTGTCTTCCATGTGCAGTAACTTCTCGGATTCTGATTCGGTGAGCTTGTTCACCGGTACACCAGTCCAGGAAGCAACAATATGGGCAATATCCTCTTCGGTGACTACGGGTTCCACTCCGTCACCGCTAGCACCGTTGGTTTTGCTTTGAGCGATCGCCCGGATTTCGGCTTTGATTTCCATTTCGCGATCACGCAGTTCCCCAGCTTTGTCAAAGTCTTGGGAACGAACTGCATCATCTTTCTCTTTCAAGATTTGCCGCAGTTCTTTGTCTAACTCTTTAGCTGCAGGAGGCAGTTGGGAGTTAATTAAGCGGACGCGAGAACCAGCTTCATCGATTAAGTCGATGGCTTTGTCTGGGAGATAGCGATCGCTAATGTAACGGTCAGATAATTTCGCCGCCGCTATCAATGCTTCGTCAGAGATTTTCAGTTTATGGTGTTGCTCGTAACGCTCGCGCAATCCATGTAAAATCTCAATTGTTTCATCGACTGTCGGCTCACCTACCATTACTGGTTGGAAGCGGCGCTCTAAGGCTGCATCTCGCTCGATGTGCTTGCGGTATTCATCCAGGGTTGTCGCGCCGATACATTGCAATTCACCTCTAGCCAAGGCTGGCTTGAGGATATTCGCTGCATCAATTGCGCCTTCTGCAGCACCTGCACCAATGAGGGTGTGGACTTCGTCAATCACGAGAATCACGTTACCCGCAGAGCGGATCTCATCCATGATTTTCTTCAGACGTTCTTCAAATTCACCCCGGTACTTGGTGCCTGCTACGAGCAAGCCGATATCGAGGGTGACTACGCGCTTATCTTCCAGGATGTCGGGGACATCTTTGTTGGCAATGCGCGACGCTAAACCTTCAGCGATCGCTGTTTTACCAACCCCTGGTTCGCCAATCAGCACTGGGTTATTTTTTGTCCGGCGACCCAAAATCTGTATCACTCGCTCGATTTCTTTGGCGCGTCCCACCACAGGATCGAGTTTGTTATCCGTTGCCATTTGGGTCAGGTTGGAACCAAATTCATCCAAGGTAGGAGTTTTGGTGCGTCCTGATTGCCCGGTCGCGGAAACCTCTGCTGTTTCTCCCAGCATTCGGATGACCTGGGTTCTTACCTTAGATAGATCCACGCCGAGGTTTTCTAGGACTCTGGCTGCGACACCTTCTCCTTCTCGGATCAGTCCCAACAGCAGATGCTCGGTGCCAATGTAGTTATGGCCTAATTGGCGCGCTTCTTCTAAAGATAGTTCCAGAACTCGCTTTGCCCGTGGGGTAAACGGAATTTCCACGGCGACAAAACCAGAACCTCGGCCTATGATTTTTTCTACCTCAATTCGGGCGTCTTTGAGATTGACACCCATTGATTTTAGAACTTTGGCCGCAACTCCCGTCCCTTCACCAATCAGACCCAGGAGGATCTGTTCAGTGCCGACGAAATTGTGACCTAAACGGCGGGCCTCTTCTTGGGCCAGCATGATTACCTTAATGGCTTTTTCTGTGAAGCGTTCAAACATGGCTTTTTCCCATCACCTGCGTCGTGCCGGTACGCTGATTTTAGCACAGGCTTAGGTTTTACATGTCTGTATAAAGATGACAAACACTAGCGCAGCATCACCCATATTGATGGCGCTATTACTAAGTATTTATTCTTTTTTTGTGGATGCCGTACTGATGAGGGTAAGTTTTCCAGTGTTTTTCGGATTGACCACACACAAAAAACCACTGGAATCAAGACTTTTTTGGATTTACTTCCAAAGATCCATTGTTACCACACTTGATTAGCAGAAGCAACAAAAATTTTGTATCATAGGTTATTTAAATAGAAAATTTATAAAAAATAAATTATTGTCATAGGAAATTAGGGAGTCAAGAGTCAAGAGTCAGGAGTCATTTATCCCTCATCTCCCTCATCATCCCGGTTGGTGAGCGTTCGCGTAGCGTCTCGCAGAGAAGCCGAACCACATCTCCCTCATCATCCCGGTTGGTGAGCGTTCGCGTAGCGTCTCGCAGAGAAGCCGAACCACATCTCCCTCATCTCCCCCATTTCCCCACTTCCCCACTGAGGCGATCGCTGACAATTTGCTGCCATTGGAGTAAAGTTGCGGGAAATGACGGTTGTTGCAAGTCCGCAAGCCAAAGAATGAGAGCGTCCTCGTTATTATCTTGGTAGTAACCCCGACGCCGCCCAGCTGTTTTGAAGCCAAATTTTTGGTATAAAGATATGGCTCCTAAGTTGGAAACTCGCACTTCGAGGGTGGCTCGCTCTAAGCCGCGATCGCTAGCTGTCTTGAGCAGGGAATATAGTAAAGCCTGCCCTAATCCTTGTCGGTGATATTGGGGATGAACCGCCAAAATTGTAATGTGAGCTTCTTCTAAAATTGACCAAAAGCAGCCCATTCCCAGCAGTCTCAGGCTAGAGAACGGGGAAAACAAACCGAGCAAATCACTATTGGGGCTGTCCATTTCTCTTTGGTAGGCTTCCATTGTCCATAAACCACCAAAACAGGCTTGATCTAGTTCCAGGACAGCGCTTAAATGCTCTGCTGTCAATGATTGAATTTCTAAGTCTAGTGAGATCACAGTTATTGAATAAGATTACAGACCCTTTGTAAACTGGGAATCGGCAGACGGACTCACGCCCAATTAAAATTTAAGCAAGCACAAAAATAACAACTCTTAATAGTTATGGTATCGACTCACCCCGCTGGGGTCCAACATACTGGTAGTCAGTATTTGCCTCAAAAGCGCAGCGCAAATGCGAATATTTCGCCTA contains these protein-coding regions:
- a CDS encoding HNH endonuclease, which produces MSESRVTVQQKKAVAERVKGCCEYCRSQACFAIQAFSVEHIIPRSQGGKTNLDNLALSCQGFNNHKYNKTEAKDLVSGNIVSLYHPRQQRWLEHFPWNDDFNKFNTKVWLIWQSKNYVIKILLENSSLLPRQQAGTMDSNYQFG
- a CDS encoding DUF790 family protein encodes the protein MSTVKVEVQLSSEELLKAVEQLSQADLERFVSQVIALQAQRKASSLPQVKSVMITDFRLVHPDGRSYLLEIVVYWCPEYLQKKFSQVRRAGCDNLILAISERLNLEKSGVKLNDVPAIIIWFKDKLLPKAVLEVLD
- a CDS encoding Bpu10I family restriction endonuclease; the encoded protein is MPKSDRNPLVHGSNLEQKEHHRTKYKDAESKRYLRDIRTEYDKWHSANLQLMGPTSTFTDQDDSIIASRVELLSTYKDFLDQQHYAEKFDSRSNLHSSVLEEFLYYLFRDLVRDFGENALIGKSHTFKDIFFVPPKYSEMLKRPYARIEKKDHDFVIGATIQASLAAAVPPEKDKNPGEILAVFKEEPENYSQVTVTGNTETHIFDIPVVAIECKTYLDKTMLEGSSRAAEDLKARNPNSLYVVLMEWIKLTSDVNLRKYKVDQIYVLRQQKNTDREFRYEENYIKNPMNPIVVQHLFHKIRKHLKMDWTGGIEHGIERGWLIDE
- the rimI gene encoding ribosomal protein S18-alanine N-acetyltransferase, whose product is MISLDLEIQSLTAEHLSAVLELDQACFGGLWTMEAYQREMDSPNSDLLGLFSPFSSLRLLGMGCFWSILEEAHITILAVHPQYHRQGLGQALLYSLLKTASDRGLERATLEVRVSNLGAISLYQKFGFKTAGRRRGYYQDNNEDALILWLADLQQPSFPATLLQWQQIVSDRLSGEVGKWGR
- a CDS encoding ATP-dependent Clp protease ATP-binding subunit encodes the protein MFERFTEKAIKVIMLAQEEARRLGHNFVGTEQILLGLIGEGTGVAAKVLKSMGVNLKDARIEVEKIIGRGSGFVAVEIPFTPRAKRVLELSLEEARQLGHNYIGTEHLLLGLIREGEGVAARVLENLGVDLSKVRTQVIRMLGETAEVSATGQSGRTKTPTLDEFGSNLTQMATDNKLDPVVGRAKEIERVIQILGRRTKNNPVLIGEPGVGKTAIAEGLASRIANKDVPDILEDKRVVTLDIGLLVAGTKYRGEFEERLKKIMDEIRSAGNVILVIDEVHTLIGAGAAEGAIDAANILKPALARGELQCIGATTLDEYRKHIERDAALERRFQPVMVGEPTVDETIEILHGLRERYEQHHKLKISDEALIAAAKLSDRYISDRYLPDKAIDLIDEAGSRVRLINSQLPPAAKELDKELRQILKEKDDAVRSQDFDKAGELRDREMEIKAEIRAIAQSKTNGASGDGVEPVVTEEDIAHIVASWTGVPVNKLTESESEKLLHMEDTLHQRLIGQEDAVKAVSRAIRRARVGLKNPNRPIASFVFSGPTGVGKTELAKSLASYFFGSEEAMIRLDMSEYMERHTVSKLIGSPPGYVGYNEGGQLTEAVRRRPYTVVLFDEIEKAHPDVFNMLLQILEDGRLTDAKGRTVDFKNTLLILTSNIGSKVIEKGGGGIGFEFGEDQSESQYNRIKTLVNEELKQYFRPEFLNRLDEIIVFRQLSKVEVTQIAEIMLKEVFGRLTEKGITLEVTDRFKERLITEGYSPSYGARPLRRAIMRLLEDSLAEEILSGRIKDGDIAIVDVDENGIVQVSSQQRRELLPQGVE
- a CDS encoding DNA cytosine methyltransferase; this translates as MVKAQPVAIDLFAGAGGFGLGFEIAGFSVPLSVETDAWACDTLRYNRPNMTVIQQDIRDFSTASSIKDICLFKPDIVIGGPPCQGFSIAGPAQKDPKDPRNSLFINFAHWICFLQPRAFVIENVKGLLSRKNFEGIKVIDIIQKTFEDLGYFVEVWLLNAAEYGVPQIRERIFVVGNKMGKKLGIPPKTHSLDLLLTNSSQLSVLKNMNLLPSLSVWDAISDLPSLNAREGKEEQPYISKPHNNYQHWIRNSSHTLYNHVAMEHSQRLVERFKHIKWGESSSDVPKEHRARLRSGNGELSGKSYDQNNRRLNPNKPSHTIAASFYANFIHPFQHRNLTAREGARIQSFPDTYRFLGKKTVVSHKLLNREERFDEKFLCQYNQVGNAVPPLLAKAIALHLQEKLELCQKVIGTL
- a CDS encoding sucrose-phosphate phosphatase, with the protein product MKPFLFVTDLDHTFVGNDKALVELSQQLIQHRQQYGTKIVYATGRSPLLYQELQVEQNLLTPDALVLSVGTEIYLDGGDTPDPGWSEILSSGWDRELVLSITQQYPELELQPNSEQRPFKVSFFLEQTVALNVLPQLETELQKYKLNIKLIYSSGIDLDIVPHTSDKGQAMLFLRQKWKYAAERTVVCGDSGNDIALFAAGNERGIIVGNARPELLQWHNEYPADYRYLAQDVCAGGILEGLKYFGFLE
- the ruvA gene encoding Holliday junction branch migration protein RuvA; protein product: MISYLKGIVAGIQTISSNRVILTLEVNGMGYDLQVPQRLGQHLPDSGGVVQVFTHYQIRDEVPLLYGFASPAERDLFRHLLTVSGIGAALAIALLDTMELPDLVQAIIAGNTQILIQAPGVGKKTAERICLELKSKLIEWRKSAGFFVATGGPAPGILEEVQMTLFALGYTAHEVSHALHVVSEDIGLPQNAYVEDWIKQAIAHLSTSEQLQ